The stretch of DNA CGGGGACGGGCTCGATCGGCACGTCCTCGAAGGTGCCGAACGGCCCGGCATCGAAGGTGACCTTCTCGACGTCCAGCGGCGGCGCGGGGAAGTAGAGGAAGCTCCGGTTGGTGGTGCCCGGCTTCTGCTCGTAGGGGAAGTGCAGCGGCTCCACGACGTCACGGGTCTCGTCCGGGTCGTCGTCGCCGATCCGCACCGCCCGGTAGACGGTCTCGGTCTCCGGGTCGACCACGCCGAACGCGCCGAACCGGGCCCCGGGAAGGCCGTTGCCGCTGAAGTAGGGGCCGGAGATGGTGGGGATCCGGATGTCCTTGTCGCTGGTGTTGGTGAGCCGGAAGCGCGCGACGAGGTAGGCGCCGTCCCGGTAGAGCGGAAGCAGCTCCAGGTCGTAGGAGTACCCCTTGTCGTCGGCGTACTCCCCGGTGGCGACCGGCTCGGGGTCCTTCTCCCGGAACGGGGAGGGCGGTGCGGTGTCGCCGACGTACTCGTCGGAGGCGGTCTTCTCCTCCGAGGTCTCCGTCTCGGTCTCCGCCACCTTGATGTTGTAGGAGATCTCGACCCGCCGGTTGCGGGCGCGCGCCTCCTCGTCGTCGTCCCCGCCCTCCTCGGCGACCGGCTCGGTGGCGCCCTTGCCCTCGGTCTCGTAGACGTAGTCCGAGCCGAGTCCCTCCTCCAGGTAGTCGCGGACCGTCTCGGCGCGCTCCTCGGAGAGCTTCTCGTTGTAGTCGTCGGAGCCCTTGCCGTCGGTGTGGCCGGTGATGGTGATCGGCGGCTTGTCCGGGTCGGCCTGCTCCTTGGTCTCCGCGACCACCTCGTCGAGCACTTCGGAGGCCTCGTCGGTCAGCTCCGCCTCGTCGAACTCGAACAGCACGTCGGCGTCGAGGTCGACCTGGCGGTGGGTGGCCGAGGTGTCCCGCCTGATCTCGGTGCCCTCGGTGATGCTGTACAGGTCCCAGCCGTAGCCGTCGGAGACCTCGCCGTCGTTGACCGGGGCCACCACCTCGTCGCCCGATTCCAGCGAGTAGTAGTCCGGGGGCTCCTCGTCGGGGACCTTCCGCTCCCCCTCGGCCTCGGCGACCGGGATACCGGTGAACTCGGCCTGGGTTCCGGGGAAGAGCACGGTGATCCGGTCGGCGCCGTCGGGCAGCCGGGGGAAGTGCGCCTCCATCTTGTACTCCACCCCGCCGACGACGTACTGCGGCAGCTCGGAGCCGATCAGGTCGCCGTCGTCGTGCGCCGGGTAGTACAGCCGCCGCCCCACCGGGTCGATCAGCCGGAGGCCGCTGGGCCCGGTGTCCAGGATGCCCCCGGTGTAGGCGTCGGGCGAGAGCATCGAGTCATCGCCGGAGGGCACGGTGGTGAACCGCAGCACGGTGCGGTCGTCGTACCGCTCCACCTTGTCGATGCGGAAGCTCGACTCGAACATCTTGTGCATACCGGAGACGCCCTCCCGCTCGAAGGGGCCGTCCGAGTAGGCGAGCTCCTGCTCCTCCTTGTCCTTCCCGCCGCCGTCGCCGCCGTCCGAACCCGGCGAGCAGCCGCCGGCGAGCAGGACGGCTCCGGCGAACAGGGCGCCGAGGCGCAGCGGGGTCCGGTGGACCGAAAGTCGAATCATCGGGGACTCTCCGAGATCAGGGGATAGGGATAGGGGTGGGCCCACCGTCCTGCGACGCTCGATGGCGCTGTGTGGTTCCCGTATAGCCGTGTGTGTCCTGTTCCGGCCAGCGAGCGCGGGGGTGCGGGGCGGCCGCCGAGGGGCCGGATACCGTCCCCGGCATGGAATCGGTTCTGCGGAATCCGCTCGCGGAGCGGCTGGCGGGCGCCCGGTCGGTGCTGGTGGCCGGGGCCGGCGGCGGATTCGACGTGTACGCCGGGCTGCCGGTCGCACTGGGCCTGGCCCGAGAGGGCAGGCGGGTGCACCTGGCCAACCTGAGCTTCAGCGACCTGGGCGGGGCGCCGCACCCGCTCGGCCCGGACATCGCCGAGGTCGGACCGGACACCCCGGGGCATCCGGAGTACTTCCCGGAGCGGACGCTGGCCCGGTGGCTGGACGGGCGCGGCCTGCCGCCGGTGGTGCACGCCCTGCACCGGACCGGCGGGCGCCCGCTGGGCGAGGCCTACCGGACCCTGGTGGACCGGCTCGGTATCGACGCGGTGGTGCTCGCGGACGGCGGCACCGACCTGCTGATGCGCGGCGACGAGGCGGGGCTGGGCACACCCGAGGAGGACATGGCCAGCCTGGCCGCGGTGCACGGCTGCGGCGCCGCGACCCGGCTGGCGCTCTGCCTCGGCTTCGGCATCGACGCCTACCACGGGGGCTCGCACGCGCTGTTCCTGGAGAACGTAGCGGCGCTGCAGCGGGACGGCGGCTACCTGGGCGCCTTCTCGCTCTCCCCGTCCTCGCCGGAGGGGGCCGCCTACCTGGACGCGGTGGAGCACGCCCGGGCCGCCACCCCGTCCCGGCCGAGCATCGTCAACGGCTGCATCGCCGCGGCGGTCCGCGGCGACTTCGGCGACGTCCCCGGCATCCTGGAGCGCCGCACCCGGCGCGCCGCCGGCGCAGGTCTGTTCGTCAACCCGCTGATGAGCGTCTACTTCGCCTTCGAGGCCGACGCGGTGGCCCGACGCTGCCTCTACCTGGACCGGATCGCCGCGACCGAGTCGTTCCGCGAGGTCCAGGCGGCGGTACAGGCCCACCTGTTCACCTTGAAGGAGCCCCGCCCCGCGCGCCCGCTGCCGCACTGACCCGGCAGGGGACGCCCCGTCCGCGTCCTTGCCGTCCCGGCACGGGGACCCGGGCGCCCTCGGGAGCCGGTGGCGGGGCGGCCGAGACCGGATGCGAGCGGGCGGCCCGCCTCGCCGCACGGCGGCGCCCGCTCCTCCTCTCCGGGGCGGTGCTGCGCCGGGCGGGCCACGGCGCCATGGGAGGGCCGGGGTACGCCCCGACCGCTGTGACGGCCGGGGCGCACCGGGGTCAGGCGGCCGGGCGCCGTTTTTCGGCGGTCCGCGCGATCACCGTGTCGACCAGCACGAACGCCAGCAGGGAGGCGCCGAACAGCGGGAGGAGCAGGCCGACCGCGACGGCGGCCGCGGCGACCAGTGCCCGGGCCCGCCAGGTGAGCCGGCGCCAGGCGCCGCGCGGGATCGGGCGGCCGAAAGCGGCGCCGCCGCGGGTCGGGCGCCGCTGCCACCACATCCGGTAGCCCAGCACGACCAGGGCCAGGGCCGCCGCCGCGACCGCCGCCAGCAGCAGCTGGTTGGGCAGCCCGAACAGCAGGCCCATGTGCGCGGCGATGCCCCAGTTGGTGAGCTTGGCCATCAGCGGGAAGTCGGCGAAGCGCAGCTCCTCGACGACCCGGCCGTCGCCCGCGTCCACCGCGACCTGGTCCTGCTGGACCGGCCAGGCGCGCTGCGTCTCGGCGACCGTGTAGGGCGCGCCGTCCCCGTCCGGGATGCCGATCTCGACCGGGCCGTCCAGCCCTGCGGTGCGGGCGGCGGCCAGCGCCTCGTCCGGACCGATGCCGGCGGATCCGGAGTCCGGGCCGTGGCCGGCGTGGCCCCCTCCGTCCGCCTGGCCGCCGTGGCCCGCATGGCCGCCGTGGCCGGGCTGATCGCCGTCGTCCGCGTCCTCGGCGGCCGCGCCGTGGCCGGCGTGCTCCCCGCCGTCCGCGGCGGACAGCGCGGGCGTCTCCCAGCCGAACGCGGTGCGCATCGCGCCGATGTTCTCCCCCGCATACGCCGACCAGGACAGCCCGGTCGCGGAGAGGAACAGCAGACCGGCCAGCGCCCACAGGCCGATCGCCCCGTGCAGGCCGAGCGTGCGCCTGCGGCCGCTCTCCCCGCGCCCGGGCAGCAGCAGGCGGCGGAGCCGTCCGGTGCCGCCGGTGCCGCCGGTGCGGTCGGCGCGGCCGGGCCGGGTGAACCAGAGCAGCGCGCCGCCCGCGGCGACCGCCCACAGCCAGCTCGCCGCGAGCTCGGTGTAGATCCGGCCCGGCTCGCCCAGGTGCAGATTGCGGTGGAGCTCGGCGATCCAGGTGCGCACCGGCAGGGAGCCGCTGCTGCCGTAGACGTCCAGTTCGCCGAGGACGTCCCCGGTGTAGGGGTCGACGAAGACGCCCATCCGCTTGCCGTCGTCCTCGGGCTTGGTGAACAGCACCCGGGTGCTGTCGCCGGGGGCGTGCCCGGGGCGAACGGCGTCCAGGGTCCCCTCGGGGTAGGCGGCGGTGGCCGCGGCCACCTGGTCGCGCAGCGGGAGCCGGTCGGTACCGACGCCGACGTGCAGCCGGTCGGCGTAGACGGCCTGCTCCAGCTGCGGGGTGAAGGTGTACAGCAGACCGGTCGCCGCGGCCACCACCAGGAACGGGGCGACCAGCACGCCGGCGTAGAAGTGCAGCCGCAGCAGCAGCGCGCGCAGCGCGGTGCGGGATCCGCCGGGCGGTGCGGCCCGGTCGGCCGCCCTCGCGGCCGCGGGGGCGGGGTCCGGCCGCTCTGCGGAGGGGACCGGTTCCGCCCGGTGGCCGGGGGCGTCCGGTCCGCCCGGCGGTGCCTGCCGCCGGGCCGGGGTGTCGGGTTCGATGGACAAGGCTCTGCTCCTCGGGTTCGCGAAGGGGAACCGGGGCGGTGCCGCGCACGGCGGCGGAGCGGTGCGGCGGCCGGCGCAGGGCCGTGCAGGGGCAGGCCCGGGTGTGCGGGCGGGATCGCCCGGCCGACTGCTTCGGAAGGCACGGCGGTGCGCCCGGCGGCGGTCCGCTCGGACGCCCCGGTTCGGGCCGGTGGCGCGACCGACCGCGCCACCGATCGCGCCCGCTCTCCCGAGCGGGCCCCGGGCGGGCGCGAGGCGCCGCGCACCGGGGCGGACGCCCAGCGCGGAAGGCCGGGCGGGGCACGGCGAGGAGCGTCGGATCAGTGACCGGTCGGCGAGGGGAGCGGCGGCGGCCCCCTCCGGCTCACCGCGTGCCGCAGCGCCCGCAGCGCCGGGGCGGGCAGGTCGGCGGGGGTCGCGGGAACCGTGCGCGGCACCGCGGACGACGGCGGGGCCGCCGGGGCCGGCGGCGGCAGCATCCGGGCGAGCAGCGCGCGGACCTGGCGGGCGAGCGCGAACGCCGCCGCCTCACCGCGCCGTATCCACCATCCCGCGACGACGACGGCCGCGGCGTGCGCGGCGATCATGCTCCCGCCGCCCTGGGCGCTCGTCTCCGCCGCGGCGGACAGGTGCGCCGACGCTCCGTGCCCGCTTCCCCCTGCGAGGGACTGCGCGGCGGAGAACACCAGGTGCAGGGCGAGCTGGATCCAGGCGAGCCAGGCGGTGACGGTGCCCAGCCCCCGTTCGCGGGCGGTGCCGGCGTAGCCCAGGGCGAACACCGGGACCGCGGCGGCGGCCAGGCCGGCGGCGGGGACGTGGTGCCCGCCGCTCATCGCGTGGCCGATGGCGGACACGCCCACGCACACCGAGGTGAACGCGGCTGCGCGCGCTGCTCGGAGCGGGGACGTGTCGGTCACGAAGGACATCTTCGCCCACGTCGCGGGCGGCACGCACCCGGGGGCGCACCTGGCGGGGGCCGGCCGGACTCGGGGCGGGGCGGTTCCGCCGCCCTGCCCGCCCGGAGCGGAGCGCCCCCGAGCGGGGCGGCCGCGGTGCAGCGCTACCTCGTTGGGGTCCGGGTCGCTGCTTTTCCCGGCCCTGACCACACGTCCGGTACCGGACGGCAGGACCGGCGGGCCAGGCGAAAGCGACGATCCGGGCCCCAATGTCGCCGTGACCGCCACGGAAGGCTGCGCGGAGTAGGGCGGTGGCGGGCCGTGCACCGCCCCGCTGCCGTCCCGACCCGGCGGCGGAGGGGGCCGGCTGCGGCGGGCGGAGCGCCGTCTTCGACGGCGGCGGCCTCCGGCTTGTCTCCTCTGCCCGGCCCGCCGGAGAGCGGAAAAGCCTCCGGAAAGCGGGATAGGGCCGGAGAAGACGGCGATCCCGAGCTCAACGCAGGTGGACTTCGCCCCCGGTGGGTGCAGGGCCCGGACCCGGCGCAGAGGGCTTCACCACGAGGGCCGGGCGGGTGGGCGCGGGGCCGGGTCGGGCGGGCAAGGCGGGCGGGGCCGGGGCCCGGCGCAGAGGGCTTCAGCACGGGGCCGGGCGGGTGGGCGCGGGCCGGGGCTTCACCGCGGCTGGATGGGCAGGGGAACCGGCCTGTCACGGGGCTTCTCCCCTGCCGGCGTCACCCAGGCGGAACGGGCACGGGAGCGGTCCGTATCCTGGCCCCTGCTGCCGCGACGCCCTCCCCGTCCGGAAACCCCTCCGTTCCTCCCCGACCCCGGAGCAAGCGACGATGTTCGACTCGCCCACCTTCCCGCTCATCGCCCTGGTCTTCGCCGGAATCCTTCTCTTCCAGCTGTTCAAGGGGGTCCGGGAGACGCTGCGGCGGCGCAGGCGGGTGCACGGCGGGGCCGAGGCGGAGGCCGTGGTCGACTGGGTCGGCCCGGTGGAGCCGCCGGCGGCGACCGAGCACCCGTTCGCGCTGCGCTACCGGCTGCCGTCCGGGGCCGAGCACGTGCAGCGGTTCGAGCGGGGGTTCGACGGCGTGGTGCCCGCGCCCGGCTGGCGGGTCCGGGTCCGGTTCGACCCGGCGGACCCCGGCAACGTGGAGATCTCCGACAACCCGTACACGGGCCCGCTGCCCGGGGCTCCCGCGCCGAAGGAGCCGGGGCCGGTCGCCCGGGTGCTGCCGCGGGCCGGGTTCCTGGTGGTCGCGGTTCTCTTCGGGGCGCTGTTCCTGGTCTCCGCCCAAGGCGGTGAGCTCTCCCTCCCGCTGTTCGGGGCGGTGTTCGCCGCGGTCGGGCTGTTCGCCGCCGGCGGGGCCGTCTCGGTGCTGCGCCGGCACGCGACGCTGCGCCGCTCGCCGATGCACACCACCGGCGAGGTCACCCACGTGTGGGAGGAGTGGCGCCGGCGGGGCAGCGGGAACGACCGGCGCCGCGTGCGGCTCTACCCGTACACGGTGCGCTACACCGTGGCCGACGGGCGCACGGTGCACCGCCGGTCCCCGGAGGCGAGCAACCCGCCCCGCCACCGGGCCGGGGAGCGGATCGAGGTGTACTACGACGCCACCGAGCCGACCCGGTTCTCCCCGCGGTCCCCGGGCGGCGGCGCGTCGGTCGGCGCCTACATCGGGATCGGCCTCGGCGCGGTCTTCACCCTCGTCGGCATCGGGATCATGGTCTTCACCCTGTCCTGACCGCGCCCGGCCGGGACGGGTCCGCGGATGTCCCGCGCCGCCGCAGGCGCCTCCCCCCGCCGCGCCGCGTCCGGCGCAGGGGCCGCGGGGAAGTGCCCGGGAGGATTTCCTCCTTTCCCTCTTTTCCCTCTGTCCCCTCCTTTTACAATCACCGATAAACAGGGCGTTCCACTCCCGGTCGGCGCGGCGGGGATTGACCCCGCGGCGGGCGATATCTAGAGTTCATCGGCACGCGCCCCCGTTCACCGGTGAGCGGAGAAAGGGCCGCGCAACCGAGGAGGGACATGTCCCGAACCGTTCGCGCAGCACTCGTCCAGACCGAGTGGACCGGCGACACCGCCTCCATGGTCGCGGCCCACGAGCGGTACGCCCGCGACGCCGCGGCGCAGGGCGCCGAGGTGATCGGCTTCCAGGAGGTCTTCAACGCGCCCTACTTCTGCCAGGTGCAGGACGAGGAGCACTACCGCTGGGCCGAGCCGGTGCCCGACGGCCCGACCGTCTCCCGGTTCCGGGAATTGGCCGCCGAGCTCGGCATGGTCATGGTCCTCCCGGTTTTCGAAGTGGACGGGTCGGGTTTCTACTACAACACCGCGGCCGTGGTCGACGCGGACGGAACATATCTCGGGAAATACCGGAAGCACCACATTCCGCAGCTGAAGGGATTCTGGGAGAAGTTCTACTTCCGGCCCGGAAACCTGGGCTGGCCGGTGTTCGACACCGCGGCCGGCCGGATCGGCGTCTACATCTGCTACGACCGGCATTTCCCGGAGGGGTGGCGCGCCCTCGGCCTGGCCGGGGCGCAGCTGGTGTACAACCCGTCGGCCACCAGCCGCGGCCTCTCGTCCTACCTGTGGAAGCTGGAGCAGCCCGCGGCGGCCGTCGCCAACGAGTACTTCGTCGCCGCGATCAACCGGGTCGGCCGCGAGGAGTACGGCGACAACGACTTCTACGGCACCAGCTACTTCGCCGACCCGCGCGGGGCGTTCGTCGGCGCGCCGGCCTCCGACACCAAGGGCGAGCTGCTCGTCCGCGACCTGGACTTCGGGCTGATCGACGAGGTCCGGCACCAGTGGGCCTTCTACCGCGACCGCCGCCCCGAGGCGTACGGGCCGCTGACCGAGGCGTGAGGGCCGCCCCGCGCCGCGGGCGCGGAAACCGCAGGAACGCCGTACCGCTGGGATGACAAGGAGCCGCTTGTGAACCGCACCCTCGTCACCGGGGGACTCGTGCTCGGCGAGTCCGGGGAGAGCAGCGCCGAGGTCCTCATCGAGGGCGAGAGGATCGCCGCCGTCGCCGCGCGGGGCAGCGAGGTCGCCGAGGCCTGGGCCCGCAGCGGGGCCGAGGTGATCGACGCCTCCGGGCACTACGTGCTGCCCGGCGGGGTGGACGGGCACACCCACATGGAGATGCCGTTCGGCGGGACCTACGCCTCCGACACCTTCGAGACCGGCACCCGCGCCGCCGCCTGGGGCGGCACCACCACCATCGTGGACTTCGCGATCCAGCCGGTCGGCGGGGCGGTCCGGGAGGGCCTGGACGCCTGGCACGCCAAGGCCGACGGGGTGTGCGCCGTCGACTACGGCTTCCACGCGATCCTCTCCGACGTCACCGAGGACGCGCTGAAGGAGCTGGACGCCCTGGTCGCCGAGGGCGTCACCTCGTTCAAGCTGTTCATGGCCTACCCCGGGGTGTTCTACAGCGACGACGGGAAGATCCTGCGCACCATGCAGCGCGCCGCGGGCAACGGCGGGCTGGTGATGATGCACGCGGAGAACGGCATCGCCATCGACGTGCTGGTGGAGCAGGCGCTGGCCGAGGGGCGGACCGACCCCCGGGTGCACGGCGAGGTCCGCCGGGCGCTGCTGGAGTCGGAGGCGGTGCACCGCGCGGTGCAGCTGTCCCGGGTGGCCGGCAGCCCGCTGTACGTGGTGCACGTGTCCGCCGAGGAGGCGGTGGAGGAGCTGGTGCGCGCCCGCGACGCCGGGCTGCCGGTGTTCGGCGAGACCTGCCCGCAGTACCTCTTCCTCACCGTGGACAAGCTGGCCGAGCCGGACTTCGAGGGCGCCAAGTACGTATGCTCCACTCCGCTGCGCCCCGAGCACCACCAGCGCGCGCTCTGGCGCGGGCTGCGCACCGGCGACCTGTCGGTGGTCTCCACCGACCACTGCCCGTTCTGCTTCTCCGGGCAGAAGGAGCTGGGCCGGGGCGACTTCTCCCGGATCCCCAACGGCATGCCGGGCGTGGAGAACCGGATGGACCTGCTGCACCAGGCCGTGGTGGACGGGAGGATCACGCTGCGCAAGTGGGTGGAGATCGCGTGCGCCGCCCCGGCCCGGATGTTCGGCCTGTACCCGCGCAAGGGGACGCTCTCCCCCGGCTCCGACGCCGACCTGGTGGTCTACGACCCCGGTGCGGAGCAGGTGATCTCCGCCGAGACGCACCACATGAACGTCGACTACTCCGCCTACGAGGGCACCCGGGTGCGCGGCCGGGTGCGCACCGTGCTCTCCCGCGGGCGGGTGGTGGTGGACGGCGGCGCCTACCTCGGCGCGGCCGGGCACGGCCGGTACGTCCCCCGCTCCACCTGCGGGTACCTGGACTGAGCCGGGCGGCGGGGACCGAACAGCGAGAGGGAGGCGACGGGGTGGACTTCGGACTGGTGCTGCAGACGGACCCGCCGGCGGCGACGCTGGTGGAGCGGATGCGCCGCGCCGAGGAGGGCGGGTTCGGCTACGGCTGGACCTTCGACTCCTGCGTGCTGTGGCAGGAGCCGTTCGTCATCTACAGCCGCATCCTGGCCGCCACCGAGCGGCTGCACGTCGGCACCATGGTGACCAACCCGGGCACCCGCGCCTGGGAGGTCACCGCGTCGGCCTTCGCCACGCTCAACGACATGTACGGGGCGCGGACGGTGTGCGGGATCGGCCGCGGCGACTCGGCGATGCGCGTCGCGGGGCGGCGGCCGGCCACCCTGGCCCGGCTGGAGGCGGCCATGCACGCGATCCGCGAGCTCGCCGAGGGCCGCGAGGCCGAGGTGGACGGGACCGCGATGCGGCTGCCGTGGGTGCGCGACGGCCGGCTGCCGGTATGGACCGCCGCCTACGGGCCGCGGGCGCTGGCCCTGGCCGGGCGGGCCGCCGACGGGCTGATCCTGCAGGTCGCCGACCCCTACCTGGTGGGCTGGATGGTGCGGGAGGCGCGGTCGGCCGCCGCCGAGGCCGGGCGCGACCCGGCGGAGCTCACCGTGTGCGTGGCCGCGCCGGCCTACCTCACCGACGGGAGCGCGGAGCAGGCCGCGCACGCCCGCGAGCAGTGCCGGTGGTTCGGCGGCATGGTCGGCAACCACGTCGCCGACCTGGTGGCCCGGTACGGCGAGGGCTCCGGCGCGGTGCCCGAGGAGCTGACCGGCTACATCAAGGACCGGCAGGGCTACGACTACGGCCACCACGGGCGGGCCGGCAACCCCGACACCGCGTTCGTGCCGGACGCGGTGGTGGACCGGTTCTGCCTGATCGGGCCGGTCGACGCGCAACTGGCCAAGCTGGCCGAACTGCGCGCGGCCGGGGTGGACCAGTTCGCGGTGTACGCGATGCACGACGCGGTGGACGAGGTGATCGACGGCTACGCCCGGGAGGTCGTGCCGGCCGGGGTGTAGCGGGGCCGGTCGGCGCCGATCTCGGCGTGCGGGGTACCGGAGCGCTCCGGTACCCCGCACGCCGAGATCGGCGCCTTGGAGCGGGCCTCACCGCGGGCGGGCGGAACGGTCCGGGTGTGATGCGGAGGCGGCGCCCCGCTGTTGCGGCGGCGGCGAGGTGCACCGTAGCCTTCCGCCGCACGGCACCGCGGCCGGCCCCGGCGCGGTGCGGCCCCGCGCGGGCCGGTTTCCACCGGTTCCGCCCCGATGTCTGGAGCGTGTCAGCAAATGCCGGAGACGACCGAGTTCGCCCCGACCTTCTCCCTCGTCGACGCGGACGGCGACGGCCGGATCAGCGCCGAGGAGCTCACCCGGCTGATGGAGGCCCTCGGCTCTCCGTGCACCCCGGAGCGCGCCCAGGAGGTCGTCCGCGCGATGGACGGCGACGGCGACGGCCGCATCTCGCTGGAGGAGTTCTCCCGGTTCATGGCCGGCGGCCGGGCCTGAGGACAGCGGCTGGAGGAGGGCGGCGGGCACCTGGCCCCGCCTGCCGCTCCCCCTTTCCTCGATGGTCTTGGCGTTGCGGCCCTATCGGAGCGCTCCGATAGGGCCGCAACGCCAAGACCACCATGGGCCGCCCTCGCAGCGGCCCGGAGGCGCCGGGGTCAGAGTTCGAAGACGCCGAAGCCGAAGCCCCGCACCCGGATGCCCGAGGCGGTGCACTCGGCCCCCTCGGTGAGCAGCGGGCGGGCGCCGCCGTACCCGGCGACGGCGACCTCGGCGGCGTCCCGGCGGGGGTTGACCGCGACCAGGTAGCGGCCGTCCCGCTCGTACACCAGCGGATAGCCGTCCGCGACGACCTCCACCGCGCCGCCGGTGCCCAGCCCGGCGTGGGCCT from Nocardiopsis composta encodes:
- a CDS encoding DUF3592 domain-containing protein; the protein is MFDSPTFPLIALVFAGILLFQLFKGVRETLRRRRRVHGGAEAEAVVDWVGPVEPPAATEHPFALRYRLPSGAEHVQRFERGFDGVVPAPGWRVRVRFDPADPGNVEISDNPYTGPLPGAPAPKEPGPVARVLPRAGFLVVAVLFGALFLVSAQGGELSLPLFGAVFAAVGLFAAGGAVSVLRRHATLRRSPMHTTGEVTHVWEEWRRRGSGNDRRRVRLYPYTVRYTVADGRTVHRRSPEASNPPRHRAGERIEVYYDATEPTRFSPRSPGGGASVGAYIGIGLGAVFTLVGIGIMVFTLS
- a CDS encoding TIGR03842 family LLM class F420-dependent oxidoreductase; this translates as MDFGLVLQTDPPAATLVERMRRAEEGGFGYGWTFDSCVLWQEPFVIYSRILAATERLHVGTMVTNPGTRAWEVTASAFATLNDMYGARTVCGIGRGDSAMRVAGRRPATLARLEAAMHAIRELAEGREAEVDGTAMRLPWVRDGRLPVWTAAYGPRALALAGRAADGLILQVADPYLVGWMVREARSAAAEAGRDPAELTVCVAAPAYLTDGSAEQAAHAREQCRWFGGMVGNHVADLVARYGEGSGAVPEELTGYIKDRQGYDYGHHGRAGNPDTAFVPDAVVDRFCLIGPVDAQLAKLAELRAAGVDQFAVYAMHDAVDEVIDGYAREVVPAGV
- a CDS encoding PepSY-associated TM helix domain-containing protein, whose product is MSIEPDTPARRQAPPGGPDAPGHRAEPVPSAERPDPAPAAARAADRAAPPGGSRTALRALLLRLHFYAGVLVAPFLVVAAATGLLYTFTPQLEQAVYADRLHVGVGTDRLPLRDQVAAATAAYPEGTLDAVRPGHAPGDSTRVLFTKPEDDGKRMGVFVDPYTGDVLGELDVYGSSGSLPVRTWIAELHRNLHLGEPGRIYTELAASWLWAVAAGGALLWFTRPGRADRTGGTGGTGRLRRLLLPGRGESGRRRTLGLHGAIGLWALAGLLFLSATGLSWSAYAGENIGAMRTAFGWETPALSAADGGEHAGHGAAAEDADDGDQPGHGGHAGHGGQADGGGHAGHGPDSGSAGIGPDEALAAARTAGLDGPVEIGIPDGDGAPYTVAETQRAWPVQQDQVAVDAGDGRVVEELRFADFPLMAKLTNWGIAAHMGLLFGLPNQLLLAAVAAAALALVVLGYRMWWQRRPTRGGAAFGRPIPRGAWRRLTWRARALVAAAAVAVGLLLPLFGASLLAFVLVDTVIARTAEKRRPAA
- a CDS encoding EF-hand domain-containing protein, yielding MPETTEFAPTFSLVDADGDGRISAEELTRLMEALGSPCTPERAQEVVRAMDGDGDGRISLEEFSRFMAGGRA
- a CDS encoding OmpA family protein; translated protein: MIRLSVHRTPLRLGALFAGAVLLAGGCSPGSDGGDGGGKDKEEQELAYSDGPFEREGVSGMHKMFESSFRIDKVERYDDRTVLRFTTVPSGDDSMLSPDAYTGGILDTGPSGLRLIDPVGRRLYYPAHDDGDLIGSELPQYVVGGVEYKMEAHFPRLPDGADRITVLFPGTQAEFTGIPVAEAEGERKVPDEEPPDYYSLESGDEVVAPVNDGEVSDGYGWDLYSITEGTEIRRDTSATHRQVDLDADVLFEFDEAELTDEASEVLDEVVAETKEQADPDKPPITITGHTDGKGSDDYNEKLSEERAETVRDYLEEGLGSDYVYETEGKGATEPVAEEGGDDDEEARARNRRVEISYNIKVAETETETSEEKTASDEYVGDTAPPSPFREKDPEPVATGEYADDKGYSYDLELLPLYRDGAYLVARFRLTNTSDKDIRIPTISGPYFSGNGLPGARFGAFGVVDPETETVYRAVRIGDDDPDETRDVVEPLHFPYEQKPGTTNRSFLYFPAPPLDVEKVTFDAGPFGTFEDVPIEPVPGG
- a CDS encoding nitrilase-related carbon-nitrogen hydrolase; translated protein: MSRTVRAALVQTEWTGDTASMVAAHERYARDAAAQGAEVIGFQEVFNAPYFCQVQDEEHYRWAEPVPDGPTVSRFRELAAELGMVMVLPVFEVDGSGFYYNTAAVVDADGTYLGKYRKHHIPQLKGFWEKFYFRPGNLGWPVFDTAAGRIGVYICYDRHFPEGWRALGLAGAQLVYNPSATSRGLSSYLWKLEQPAAAVANEYFVAAINRVGREEYGDNDFYGTSYFADPRGAFVGAPASDTKGELLVRDLDFGLIDEVRHQWAFYRDRRPEAYGPLTEA
- a CDS encoding DUF1152 domain-containing protein, which encodes MESVLRNPLAERLAGARSVLVAGAGGGFDVYAGLPVALGLAREGRRVHLANLSFSDLGGAPHPLGPDIAEVGPDTPGHPEYFPERTLARWLDGRGLPPVVHALHRTGGRPLGEAYRTLVDRLGIDAVVLADGGTDLLMRGDEAGLGTPEEDMASLAAVHGCGAATRLALCLGFGIDAYHGGSHALFLENVAALQRDGGYLGAFSLSPSSPEGAAYLDAVEHARAATPSRPSIVNGCIAAAVRGDFGDVPGILERRTRRAAGAGLFVNPLMSVYFAFEADAVARRCLYLDRIAATESFREVQAAVQAHLFTLKEPRPARPLPH
- the hydA gene encoding dihydropyrimidinase, with protein sequence MNRTLVTGGLVLGESGESSAEVLIEGERIAAVAARGSEVAEAWARSGAEVIDASGHYVLPGGVDGHTHMEMPFGGTYASDTFETGTRAAAWGGTTTIVDFAIQPVGGAVREGLDAWHAKADGVCAVDYGFHAILSDVTEDALKELDALVAEGVTSFKLFMAYPGVFYSDDGKILRTMQRAAGNGGLVMMHAENGIAIDVLVEQALAEGRTDPRVHGEVRRALLESEAVHRAVQLSRVAGSPLYVVHVSAEEAVEELVRARDAGLPVFGETCPQYLFLTVDKLAEPDFEGAKYVCSTPLRPEHHQRALWRGLRTGDLSVVSTDHCPFCFSGQKELGRGDFSRIPNGMPGVENRMDLLHQAVVDGRITLRKWVEIACAAPARMFGLYPRKGTLSPGSDADLVVYDPGAEQVISAETHHMNVDYSAYEGTRVRGRVRTVLSRGRVVVDGGAYLGAAGHGRYVPRSTCGYLD